One stretch of uncultured Desulfovibrio sp. DNA includes these proteins:
- a CDS encoding tetratricopeptide repeat protein has translation MIRNPFHPLQLCCRFALVLLCMLLLVSTAIAADDSPALRTAVGSAKADAAALMQQGKYASAYDMYMRLLREAPDDDEINLNLARSSMRSGRYNQAVMAYERLTEKYPSEPVLYNELAQAYMALEDRVSAEQAMATMRSLNPNISKADNDRLLDSLEKRYDHWQVHGKLRTGLLYDSNATFGPSSTTMDMGVWRVTLPDAEAKSTFGAYLGANLDVGWKAERDTPWWIVGDAQGMARGNGDSSLDDVHSRTSEWGRAAVGLRHLTPTTMFDLRLKSEVFDYQWYQNVTASGPEATWLWAVTPSWHLITRGTLDSRAYSRDGDRNGAYWTLGQYVRRFFGESNHEIMVGLSYVGGNTPEKADYCYTGWEASARLSLKLPKGFELAPFVSFENDWYNGPATALETSNRLDQKWRTGAALTWHITDAWSVETSYQYTHNNSESPLYRYDQSLVSLGVAWSF, from the coding sequence ATGATACGTAATCCATTCCACCCGTTGCAGCTCTGCTGTAGGTTCGCGCTTGTGCTCCTGTGCATGCTTTTGCTGGTTAGCACCGCCATCGCCGCAGATGATTCACCCGCTCTGCGCACTGCGGTAGGATCCGCAAAGGCGGATGCCGCTGCCCTCATGCAACAGGGCAAATATGCTTCCGCATACGACATGTACATGCGCCTGCTGCGTGAAGCGCCGGACGATGATGAAATCAACCTTAATCTGGCGCGCAGCTCCATGCGCAGCGGGCGGTACAATCAGGCCGTAATGGCCTATGAGCGCCTCACGGAAAAGTATCCGTCGGAACCAGTACTCTACAATGAGCTGGCACAGGCCTATATGGCGCTTGAAGACCGTGTAAGCGCAGAGCAAGCCATGGCAACCATGCGGTCGCTGAACCCCAACATCAGCAAGGCTGATAATGACCGACTGCTGGATTCGCTTGAGAAGCGCTACGATCACTGGCAGGTGCACGGCAAACTCCGCACTGGTCTTTTGTATGACTCCAATGCCACATTTGGCCCCTCAAGTACCACCATGGACATGGGGGTTTGGCGCGTAACCCTGCCGGATGCGGAAGCCAAAAGTACCTTTGGCGCGTATCTTGGGGCAAACCTTGATGTGGGCTGGAAGGCCGAGCGGGATACGCCCTGGTGGATCGTGGGCGACGCGCAGGGCATGGCGCGCGGCAATGGAGATTCCTCCCTGGATGATGTGCACAGCCGCACATCCGAATGGGGTAGGGCGGCGGTGGGCCTTCGCCATCTCACGCCTACAACCATGTTTGATCTGCGCCTTAAGAGCGAAGTTTTTGATTATCAGTGGTACCAGAATGTCACGGCATCCGGCCCGGAAGCTACCTGGCTTTGGGCGGTCACGCCGTCATGGCACCTTATTACGCGCGGGACTCTGGATTCGCGGGCATACTCACGGGACGGCGACCGCAACGGCGCGTACTGGACACTGGGCCAGTATGTGCGGCGGTTTTTTGGCGAGAGCAACCATGAAATCATGGTCGGCTTAAGCTATGTGGGCGGTAATACGCCGGAGAAGGCCGATTATTGCTACACGGGATGGGAAGCCAGCGCCCGGCTCTCACTCAAACTGCCCAAGGGTTTTGAGCTCGCCCCCTTTGTTTCCTTTGAAAACGACTGGTACAACGGCCCGGCAACAGCGCTTGAAACGTCCAACAGGCTTGACCAGAAATGGCGCACCGGCGCGGCCCTTACGTGGCATATTACCGATGCCTGGTCTGTTGAAACCTCGTACCAGTATACCCACAACAATTCAGAAAGCCCGCTGTACAGATACGACCAGTCCCTTGTTTCGCTAGGAGTTGCCTGGTCGTTCTAG
- a CDS encoding ACT domain-containing protein: MKTEQLSVFLENRAGRLAEVTHTLAEAGINIRALSLADTSDFGILRMIVCDHDKAKVVLKEKGFTLGRTSVVAVEVPDVPGGLDSVLQTVSKNGINVEYMYAFVQREAESAVMIFRFDKVDQAIEVLKAHDFVIIPAERLCAR, translated from the coding sequence ATGAAAACGGAACAGCTTTCAGTTTTTCTGGAAAACCGGGCCGGTCGTCTGGCCGAGGTTACGCATACTCTGGCAGAGGCTGGCATTAATATTCGCGCGCTCTCGCTGGCCGATACTTCTGATTTCGGCATTCTGCGCATGATTGTATGCGACCATGATAAAGCCAAGGTTGTTTTGAAGGAAAAGGGGTTCACCCTTGGCCGCACAAGCGTTGTGGCCGTGGAAGTTCCCGATGTCCCAGGCGGCCTTGATTCCGTCCTTCAGACGGTTTCCAAGAACGGAATCAACGTGGAATACATGTACGCCTTTGTGCAGCGCGAAGCTGAAAGCGCCGTTATGATCTTCCGCTTTGACAAGGTCGATCAGGCCATTGAAGTACTCAAGGCCCACGACTTTGTCATTATCCCGGCAGAGCGCCTTTGCGCCCGCTAG
- a CDS encoding twin-arginine translocase TatA/TatE family subunit: MFGVSMPELLLLLVVVLLVFGSNKLPEIGGGLGRAIRNFRRSSTEPDEIDITPKDKKQPTSTDDPNHKA, from the coding sequence ATGTTCGGCGTAAGCATGCCTGAATTATTGCTCTTACTTGTTGTGGTTCTGCTTGTTTTCGGGTCGAACAAACTGCCGGAAATCGGCGGCGGGCTGGGTCGGGCAATCCGCAACTTTCGCCGCTCTTCAACCGAGCCGGATGAAATTGACATAACCCCCAAGGATAAAAAGCAGCCCACGTCTACTGACGATCCCAATCACAAGGCATAG
- the rho gene encoding transcription termination factor Rho has product MRKKKATSTLLTDSALSLTELKTRSMQELMELAEQYEIENASSMRKQELIFALLSTCASQNGTIYGDGVLEILPDGFGFLRSPLCSYMPGPDDIYVSPSQIRRFSLRKGDIVSGQIRPPKEGERYFALLKVTEIGFEPPEHAKNLVLFDNLTPIYPDLQLVMENGEKNLSNRVIDIMAPIGCGQRGLIVAPPRTGKTILLQALANAINANNPDVYLIVLLIDERPEEVTDMERTVKKAEVISSTFDEPPQRHVQVCEMVLEKAKRLVERKRDVVILLDSITRLGRAYNAVTPSSGRVLSGGLDANALQRPKRFFGAARNIEEGGSLTIIATALIDTGSRMDEVIFEEFKGTGNMEIYLDRHLSEKRVFPAIDINRTGTRKEDLLLADDVLNRVWILRKILAPMSSIDSMEFLLDKMRATKSNKDFMNAMGK; this is encoded by the coding sequence ATGCGCAAAAAGAAAGCTACTTCCACACTGTTGACCGACAGCGCCTTGAGCCTCACGGAGCTGAAGACGCGTAGCATGCAGGAACTCATGGAGCTGGCTGAGCAGTATGAAATTGAAAATGCCAGTTCCATGCGCAAGCAGGAGCTCATTTTCGCTCTGCTTTCCACCTGTGCTTCACAAAACGGCACCATTTACGGTGATGGCGTGCTTGAAATTCTGCCCGATGGCTTTGGCTTTTTGAGGTCGCCGCTGTGCAGCTACATGCCCGGCCCGGATGACATCTACGTGTCGCCCTCGCAGATCAGGCGGTTTTCCTTGCGCAAGGGCGATATAGTTTCCGGTCAGATCCGCCCCCCCAAGGAAGGCGAACGCTACTTTGCCCTGCTCAAGGTCACCGAGATCGGCTTTGAACCGCCGGAACACGCCAAGAACCTTGTTCTTTTTGACAACCTCACGCCCATCTATCCCGACCTCCAGCTCGTCATGGAAAACGGCGAGAAAAATCTTTCCAATCGCGTTATCGACATCATGGCGCCCATTGGCTGCGGGCAGCGCGGCCTTATCGTGGCCCCGCCGCGCACGGGTAAAACAATCCTGCTCCAGGCGCTGGCCAATGCCATTAATGCCAATAACCCCGATGTGTACCTCATTGTGCTTTTGATTGACGAGCGCCCGGAAGAAGTTACCGACATGGAGCGCACAGTCAAAAAGGCCGAGGTTATCAGCTCCACCTTTGACGAACCGCCGCAGCGCCACGTGCAGGTGTGCGAGATGGTGCTTGAAAAAGCCAAGCGCCTTGTGGAACGCAAGCGCGACGTTGTCATCCTGCTCGACTCCATCACCCGCCTGGGGCGCGCGTATAACGCGGTTACCCCTTCTTCTGGCCGGGTGCTCTCCGGCGGTCTTGACGCCAACGCCCTGCAACGGCCCAAACGCTTTTTTGGCGCGGCCCGCAATATTGAAGAAGGCGGCAGCCTCACCATCATCGCTACAGCGCTTATCGACACGGGTTCCCGCATGGATGAAGTTATCTTTGAAGAATTCAAAGGTACCGGCAACATGGAAATCTATCTCGACCGCCACCTTTCGGAAAAACGCGTCTTCCCCGCCATCGATATCAACCGCACGGGCACTCGCAAGGAAGACCTGCTGCTGGCCGACGATGTACTCAACCGCGTATGGATTCTGCGCAAAATTCTTGCCCCCATGTCTTCCATCGACAGTATGGAATTTTTGCTGGACAAAATGCGCGCGACCAAATCCAACAAGGATTTCATGAACGCCATGGGCAAGTAA
- a CDS encoding CarD family transcriptional regulator has product MFTPDDLVVYPAQGVGQIERIDSKTVGGLVCELYIVRIRANNVTLMVPVNNAAHVGLRTLTPKDEAATILESLHNDSGKVVYTGQNWNRRFREYSERLKSPSLAIVAEVLRELLLIGRSKELSFGERRLQEQAMGLVTGELSEVLEIAEDKVRNELLEIYAPPPAPEETAS; this is encoded by the coding sequence ATGTTCACTCCGGACGATCTCGTTGTATATCCTGCCCAAGGTGTGGGCCAAATAGAACGCATAGACAGCAAAACCGTTGGGGGGCTTGTCTGTGAGCTCTATATTGTGCGCATTCGGGCAAACAACGTCACGCTGATGGTTCCGGTAAACAATGCCGCGCATGTGGGCCTGCGTACCCTTACGCCCAAGGATGAAGCGGCCACGATTCTTGAATCGCTCCACAATGATTCGGGCAAGGTTGTGTATACGGGCCAGAACTGGAACCGCCGCTTCCGCGAATATTCCGAGCGGCTCAAAAGCCCGAGCCTTGCAATTGTGGCCGAAGTGCTGCGCGAGCTGCTGCTTATTGGCCGCAGCAAGGAACTTTCTTTTGGCGAACGGCGGCTTCAGGAGCAGGCCATGGGCCTTGTGACCGGCGAATTGTCAGAAGTTCTGGAAATCGCAGAAGACAAGGTGCGCAACGAACTGCTTGAAATCTATGCCCCTCCGCCAGCACCTGAAGAAACCGCCAGCTAG
- the pth gene encoding aminoacyl-tRNA hydrolase, producing the protein MDYKGVIVGLGNPGAKYDHTRHNCGFDFVSYLVELAARDGEASQQNGGKFSCELWRLRLPKLGGLWLAAKPQTFMNLSGQCVQPLLAWHKLKPHDLVVVHDELDIPAGELRFKLGGGNAGHNGLKSITELLGTPDFYRLRMGIGRPPHKGDVTNWVLGRPEGEDAKHIENSMELAADTLFAFADKGLDSAVRAARKAS; encoded by the coding sequence ATGGACTATAAAGGCGTTATCGTAGGTCTGGGCAATCCCGGCGCCAAATACGACCATACACGTCATAATTGCGGCTTTGATTTTGTGAGCTATCTTGTGGAACTTGCCGCCAGAGACGGCGAAGCAAGCCAACAAAACGGCGGCAAATTTTCTTGCGAATTGTGGCGCTTGCGCCTGCCAAAGCTTGGGGGCTTATGGCTTGCGGCCAAGCCGCAGACATTCATGAACCTGAGCGGTCAGTGCGTGCAGCCGCTGCTCGCCTGGCACAAACTCAAGCCGCATGACCTTGTTGTTGTGCATGACGAACTGGACATCCCCGCCGGGGAGCTTCGCTTCAAGCTTGGCGGGGGCAATGCTGGGCACAATGGACTGAAATCCATCACAGAACTTTTGGGAACGCCAGATTTTTACCGCCTGCGCATGGGCATTGGCCGCCCCCCTCACAAGGGTGACGTGACCAACTGGGTACTGGGGCGACCTGAGGGCGAAGATGCAAAACACATTGAGAATTCGATGGAACTTGCCGCCGATACATTGTTTGCCTTTGCCGATAAAGGGCTCGACAGCGCTGTTCGTGCTGCGCGAAAGGCATCCTGA
- a CDS encoding carboxylesterase — translation MNKPAFVTHKLPAHNRELRLELWPNHGAGVMLFYPGTMLSPIQYRPMIAALQQAGFAVAAVHFTGHGLNRHCAGFSFDDLRQNCLDAETWLRDAGHAHIAVCGHSQGGILALAHAAASPGLTAAFPITGVLPQMREAVYLTRFAGLADRRADIERIFCRLARWLPWLPMPLQAYLDSWRIISGARRTVSNRRKTRLTYPLSFLASLFNTRLPEGLHCPLYFFSAQNDALFTPAIIQATFDCLKAPAKKLVWLPGGGHLAAMNPPLCHFMARTAAAACAGLGLPLHLEQTRADKL, via the coding sequence ATGAACAAACCAGCCTTTGTCACGCACAAGCTGCCTGCCCATAACCGGGAACTGCGGCTCGAACTCTGGCCCAATCATGGGGCCGGGGTCATGCTGTTTTATCCTGGCACCATGCTGTCGCCCATTCAGTATCGGCCCATGATTGCCGCCTTGCAGCAAGCTGGCTTTGCCGTTGCCGCAGTGCATTTCACCGGGCACGGGCTGAACCGCCACTGCGCGGGGTTCAGCTTTGACGACCTGCGGCAAAACTGCCTGGACGCCGAGACATGGCTGCGCGATGCAGGCCATGCCCACATTGCGGTATGCGGGCACAGCCAGGGCGGCATACTCGCACTGGCGCATGCTGCGGCATCCCCCGGCCTTACAGCGGCGTTTCCCATTACCGGTGTGCTGCCCCAGATGCGCGAGGCTGTCTATCTGACGCGCTTTGCCGGCCTGGCTGACCGCAGAGCGGATATTGAACGTATTTTCTGTAGACTGGCACGCTGGCTGCCGTGGCTGCCCATGCCCTTGCAGGCCTACCTTGATTCCTGGCGGATCATTTCCGGCGCGCGGCGAACTGTGAGCAACCGCCGCAAAACACGGCTGACATATCCCCTGAGTTTTTTGGCCAGCCTGTTCAACACGCGTCTGCCCGAGGGGCTACATTGCCCCCTGTATTTTTTCAGCGCTCAAAACGATGCCCTGTTTACGCCAGCCATCATTCAGGCCACCTTTGACTGCCTCAAGGCACCGGCCAAAAAGCTGGTCTGGCTGCCCGGCGGCGGGCATCTGGCCGCCATGAATCCCCCGCTGTGCCACTTTATGGCCCGCACCGCAGCAGCGGCATGCGCGGGGCTTGGCCTGCCACTGCACCTTGAGCAGACTAGAGCAGATAAGCTTTGA
- a CDS encoding 50S ribosomal protein L25/general stress protein Ctc, which translates to MNIEKTLSVQKREGSGKGASGRLRTQDLIPGVFYTAKGDNISVQAPTLPLEKIFAEAGRTSVFNLEIDDNGQKSVHPVIIWDVQYHPYKKEFCHIDYYGVDLDKPVTVDVPVEFVGVSRGVKLGGQLETYREVVRLCSKPLDMPKKIVVDVTPMDINTTICVGDLPLPENVKAVYDQNFAIVSVLSKAKEAAEAAE; encoded by the coding sequence ATGAATATTGAAAAGACTTTGAGCGTGCAGAAGCGCGAAGGTAGCGGCAAAGGCGCCAGTGGCCGTCTGCGTACCCAGGATCTGATCCCCGGCGTGTTCTACACCGCCAAGGGTGACAACATTTCTGTGCAGGCTCCTACCCTGCCGCTGGAAAAGATTTTTGCCGAAGCCGGTCGCACCTCGGTGTTCAACCTCGAGATTGACGACAACGGTCAGAAGTCCGTGCATCCTGTGATCATCTGGGACGTGCAGTACCATCCCTACAAGAAGGAATTCTGCCATATCGACTACTACGGCGTGGATCTGGACAAGCCCGTGACCGTTGACGTGCCCGTGGAATTCGTGGGTGTGTCGCGCGGCGTGAAGCTCGGCGGCCAGCTTGAAACCTACCGCGAAGTCGTACGCCTGTGCAGCAAGCCCCTGGACATGCCCAAAAAGATCGTTGTTGATGTGACCCCCATGGACATCAACACCACCATCTGCGTGGGCGACCTGCCCCTGCCCGAAAACGTCAAGGCTGTTTACGACCAGAACTTCGCCATCGTCAGCGTCCTTTCCAAGGCCAAGGAAGCCGCTGAAGCCGCCGAATAA
- a CDS encoding ribose-phosphate pyrophosphokinase, which translates to MYSDLKIVTGSSNPDLAKAICNHLGCQLTPTLATTFSDGELRIEIGDNVRGDDVFVVQPTCPPTINRNLVQLCLMLDALKRASAGRITAVIPYYGYARQDRKVSPRAPISAKMVADFISVAGAERVVTIDLHAGQIQGYFDCPVDNLFAVPVMLESLRRLHDDNIVIVSPDAGGVERARAYAKRLNAPLAIVDKRRDKPNQAQAMHVIGDVKGRIAIVVDDMIDTAGTLCAGADVLLKNGATKIVACATHGVLSGPAIERINSTEALSKLFVTDTIPMGDKLERCPKLEVVSVAALLGKTIHNIHTGSSVSVLFV; encoded by the coding sequence ATGTACAGCGATCTTAAGATCGTCACCGGGTCTTCCAATCCGGATTTGGCCAAGGCCATCTGCAACCATCTGGGGTGTCAACTCACGCCCACGCTGGCTACCACGTTCAGCGACGGCGAGTTGCGGATCGAAATAGGCGACAATGTTCGCGGTGATGACGTTTTTGTGGTGCAGCCCACCTGCCCCCCGACCATCAACCGCAATCTGGTGCAGCTCTGCCTCATGCTTGATGCCCTCAAAAGGGCCAGCGCAGGCAGGATTACCGCCGTTATTCCTTACTACGGCTATGCGCGCCAGGATCGCAAGGTCAGCCCCCGTGCGCCCATCAGCGCCAAAATGGTGGCCGATTTTATCAGCGTTGCCGGTGCGGAACGCGTGGTCACCATTGACCTGCACGCGGGACAGATTCAGGGCTACTTTGACTGCCCGGTGGACAACCTGTTTGCCGTGCCTGTCATGCTTGAATCGCTGCGGCGGCTGCACGATGACAACATAGTGATCGTGTCGCCCGATGCTGGCGGTGTTGAGCGCGCCCGCGCCTATGCCAAAAGGCTCAATGCGCCGCTGGCCATTGTGGACAAGCGCCGCGACAAGCCCAATCAGGCACAGGCCATGCATGTTATCGGCGATGTGAAAGGCCGTATTGCCATTGTGGTGGACGACATGATCGACACCGCTGGCACATTGTGCGCTGGTGCTGACGTGCTGCTCAAAAACGGCGCTACCAAGATTGTGGCCTGCGCCACCCACGGTGTTTTGTCTGGCCCGGCCATTGAGCGCATCAACAGCACCGAAGCGCTTTCAAAGTTATTTGTCACAGACACCATCCCCATGGGCGACAAGCTTGAGCGTTGTCCAAAGCTGGAGGTTGTTTCTGTGGCTGCCCTTCTGGGCAAGACTATCCACAACATCCATACCGGTTCATCGGTGAGCGTGTTGTTTGTGTAA